The following are from one region of the Bradyrhizobium sediminis genome:
- a CDS encoding HIT domain-containing protein, translated as MPSDAPAWSLHSQLKKDTIDIGDLPLCRVLVIKDAHYPWLLLVPRRPDAVEIIDLSEIEQAQLMTEINRVARALKEVTKCDKLNIAALGNLVPQLHVHIIARRSSDAAWPRPVWGVMPPLAHDAEEVQNFISALRRKIWLG; from the coding sequence ATGCCTTCTGACGCCCCCGCCTGGTCGCTGCATTCACAGCTTAAAAAGGACACCATCGACATCGGCGACCTGCCGCTGTGCCGGGTGCTCGTGATCAAGGACGCCCATTACCCCTGGCTGCTGCTGGTGCCGCGCCGGCCCGACGCCGTCGAGATCATCGACCTCAGCGAGATCGAGCAGGCGCAGTTGATGACCGAGATCAACCGCGTCGCCCGGGCCCTGAAGGAAGTCACCAAGTGCGACAAGCTGAATATCGCGGCGCTGGGCAATCTGGTGCCGCAACTGCACGTCCATATCATCGCGCGGCGCTCCAGCGACGCCGCCTGGCCGCGTCCGGTCTGGGGGGTGATGCCGCCGCTGGCGCACGACGCCGAAGAAGTCCAGAATTTCATCAGCGCGCTGCGCCGCAAGATTTGGCTTGGTTGA
- the nudC gene encoding NAD(+) diphosphatase — translation MTAFDKFPLGRPAFVTNILDRAAHLRSNDEKLLALEGHRDARAYVVHRDSLVVKQEAGGPRALLTLDEALKFGANPGTIFLGLRDGAPVFGMGISAASVEKLLTRDDVAVTELRGMAMQGVIPPEQLSAIAMAKSMVSWHQRHGYCANCGTRTAMKEGGWKRDCPNCKAEHFPRTDPVVIMLVTSGDKCLMGRQKQFPPGMWSCLAGFVEAAETIEDAVRREIFEESGIHCTDVNYYMTQPWPYPSSLMIGCTARATSEDIIVDHAELEDARWFDRAEATLMIKRQHPDGLAGPHPFAIAHHLLGRWLHEGPDARA, via the coding sequence ATGACAGCATTCGACAAGTTTCCACTGGGGCGGCCCGCCTTCGTCACCAATATTCTGGATCGCGCCGCGCATCTGCGCTCCAACGACGAGAAACTGCTCGCGCTGGAAGGGCATCGCGACGCCCGCGCCTATGTGGTGCATCGCGATTCGCTGGTGGTGAAGCAGGAAGCCGGCGGTCCCCGCGCGCTCTTGACCCTCGACGAGGCGCTGAAATTCGGCGCCAATCCGGGCACGATCTTCCTGGGCCTGCGCGACGGTGCACCGGTGTTCGGCATGGGCATCTCGGCCGCATCGGTCGAGAAGCTCCTGACCCGCGACGACGTCGCCGTCACCGAGTTGCGCGGCATGGCGATGCAGGGCGTGATCCCGCCCGAGCAGCTCTCGGCGATCGCGATGGCGAAATCGATGGTGAGCTGGCATCAGCGCCACGGCTATTGCGCCAATTGCGGAACCCGCACCGCGATGAAGGAAGGCGGCTGGAAGCGCGACTGCCCGAATTGCAAGGCCGAGCATTTTCCGCGCACCGATCCCGTCGTGATCATGCTGGTGACATCAGGCGACAAATGCCTGATGGGCCGGCAGAAGCAGTTTCCGCCGGGCATGTGGTCGTGCCTTGCGGGTTTCGTCGAGGCCGCCGAGACCATCGAGGACGCGGTCCGGCGCGAAATTTTCGAGGAATCCGGGATCCACTGCACCGACGTGAACTACTACATGACGCAGCCTTGGCCCTATCCGTCATCCCTGATGATCGGATGCACCGCGCGCGCCACCAGCGAGGACATCATCGTCGATCACGCCGAACTGGAGGATGCCCGCTGGTTCGACCGCGCCGAGGCCACGCTGATGATCAAGCGGCAGCATCCCGACGGCCTCGCCGGACCGCATCCGTTCGCGATTGCCCATCATTTGCTCGGACGCTGGCTGCATGAGGGCCCGGACGCGCGCGCATAG
- a CDS encoding methyl-accepting chemotaxis protein, producing MDIRSKDLDTLRETASKALIALLWLHVPIAMAIGMARGASWLIPTLLMVAFAAAATLSWRAAGNGVSTSLVVAVALMGGVSIFTFQLSGHPWQIDIHMYFFAALACLVAYCDIRPILAGTVAVALHHLVLNFIIPAAIFPGGADFGRVVVHAGILIVEAAVLVWVAHQLATLFMTTAQKTAEAEAATVAEARANAQRGEAEQRSRLERDTAMRGLATEFESKIGHIVEAVAVAAREMQGMSSSMSNSSGEAARQTAAAAAASSQASLNVGTVASATEELTASISEIAQQATRSATVTGKAAEEARRTNAVVEGLATGTQKIGEVVTLIQSIASQTNLLALNATIEAARAGEHGRGFAVVASEVKALANQTAKATEEISTQIQSIQAATGDAVSAIQAIGGTIAEINEISNAIAAAVEQQGSATREISGNVQQAADGTREVNDNIVGVAEASDQLGTSASKLLDAATGLSSQSDRLKFEVGSFLDSVRAA from the coding sequence ATGGACATCCGCAGCAAGGATCTCGACACTTTGCGCGAAACCGCCAGCAAGGCGCTGATCGCGCTGCTCTGGCTGCATGTTCCGATCGCCATGGCCATCGGCATGGCGCGCGGCGCCAGCTGGCTGATCCCAACCCTCCTGATGGTGGCGTTTGCGGCGGCGGCGACCTTGTCGTGGCGCGCAGCCGGCAACGGCGTTTCCACCAGTCTGGTGGTGGCCGTCGCCCTGATGGGCGGGGTTTCGATCTTCACGTTCCAGCTGTCCGGACATCCCTGGCAGATCGACATCCACATGTACTTCTTTGCGGCGCTGGCCTGCCTCGTCGCCTATTGCGACATCCGGCCGATCCTTGCCGGAACCGTCGCCGTCGCCCTGCATCACCTGGTGCTGAATTTCATCATTCCGGCGGCGATCTTCCCGGGCGGAGCCGATTTCGGACGCGTGGTGGTTCACGCCGGCATCCTCATCGTCGAAGCCGCCGTGCTGGTCTGGGTCGCTCATCAGCTCGCGACCCTGTTCATGACGACGGCGCAGAAGACGGCCGAAGCCGAAGCGGCGACCGTCGCCGAGGCCCGCGCCAATGCGCAGCGCGGCGAGGCCGAGCAGCGCTCCCGGCTGGAACGCGACACGGCGATGCGCGGGCTCGCTACCGAGTTCGAGAGCAAGATCGGCCATATCGTCGAAGCCGTCGCCGTGGCCGCCCGCGAAATGCAGGGCATGTCCTCGTCGATGAGCAATAGCAGCGGGGAAGCCGCGCGGCAGACGGCCGCGGCCGCCGCCGCGTCTTCCCAGGCTTCGCTCAATGTCGGAACCGTGGCCTCGGCGACGGAGGAGCTGACCGCCTCGATCAGCGAAATCGCGCAACAGGCGACGCGCTCCGCCACCGTCACCGGAAAGGCGGCCGAAGAGGCCCGCCGCACCAACGCCGTCGTCGAGGGCCTCGCAACAGGGACCCAGAAGATCGGCGAAGTCGTGACCCTGATCCAGAGCATCGCCAGCCAGACCAATCTGCTGGCGCTGAATGCCACGATCGAAGCGGCCCGCGCCGGCGAGCACGGCCGCGGATTTGCGGTGGTGGCCAGCGAAGTCAAGGCGCTGGCCAATCAGACCGCGAAGGCGACGGAAGAAATTTCGACGCAGATCCAGAGCATTCAGGCCGCGACCGGCGACGCCGTCAGTGCGATCCAGGCGATCGGCGGCACCATCGCCGAAATCAACGAAATCTCCAACGCCATCGCTGCCGCCGTCGAACAACAGGGATCGGCGACACGCGAGATCTCCGGCAACGTACAGCAGGCGGCGGACGGCACCCGCGAGGTCAATGATAACATCGTCGGTGTGGCCGAGGCCTCGGACCAGCTCGGCACCTCGGCCTCGAAGCTCCTGGACGCCGCCACCGGACTGTCATCGCAATCCGACCGGCTGAAATTCGAGGTCGGCAGCTTCCTGGACTCGGTGCGCGCGGCGTAG
- a CDS encoding Lrp/AsnC family transcriptional regulator: MTDLATQVLEPNRRLDAIDRKILTVLQEDASLSVAEIGDRVGLSSTPCWKRIQRLEADGVILRRVALVDQNKIGLGITVFVSVESADHSEAWLRTFASAVSAMPEVMEFYRMAGDVDYMLRVVVANMQSYDVFYKKLIGAVPLKNVTSRFAMEKIKSVTAYPVPAA; encoded by the coding sequence ATGACCGATCTCGCCACCCAGGTTCTCGAGCCCAACCGCCGCCTCGACGCCATCGACCGCAAGATTCTGACCGTGCTGCAGGAGGACGCCTCGCTCTCGGTCGCCGAGATCGGCGACCGCGTCGGCCTGTCCTCGACGCCGTGCTGGAAGCGGATCCAGCGGCTCGAGGCCGACGGGGTGATCCTGCGCCGGGTCGCATTGGTCGACCAGAACAAGATCGGGCTCGGCATTACCGTGTTCGTCTCGGTCGAGAGCGCCGATCATTCCGAGGCCTGGCTCAGGACCTTTGCCAGCGCCGTCAGCGCGATGCCGGAGGTGATGGAGTTCTACCGGATGGCCGGCGACGTCGACTACATGCTGCGCGTCGTGGTCGCGAACATGCAGAGCTATGACGTGTTCTACAAGAAACTGATCGGCGCGGTGCCGCTGAAGAACGTGACGTCGCGCTTTGCGATGGAAAAGATCAAGTCGGTCACCGCATACCCGGTGCCGGCAGCGTAA
- a CDS encoding DNA polymerase III subunit gamma/tau: MTDAGIPVTPPNDAESAHQGGFDLGGPPEAGKHYRVLARKYRPSSFDDLIGQDAVVRTVSNAFETGRIPQAWILTGVRGVGKTTTARILARALNYELPDGSVKGPTIHMPVLGVHCQAIMESRHMDVLEMDAASHTGVDDVRQINDSVRYAPASARYKVYIIDEVHMLSTAAFNAFLKTLEEPPEHAKFVFATTEIRKVPVTVLSRCQRFDMRRVDADVLMGHLANIAAKENVEVEPEALGILARAAEGSVRDSLSLFDQAIAHAAGPVRADAVRQMLGLADRTRVIDLFEQLARGDIASAFREFREQYDTGADPIVVLSDLAEFVNFVTRVKIVPATADNVAFGETERVRARDFASKLSMRVLSRMWQMLLKGITEVQAATRPAAAAEMVLVRIAYVADLPTPDEAIRMIEQNGGASPVAAASAAPARTTPAPAMSSMQPSAPRASAAPRASAEPSARPQMMAPMAETQSAPAALKIASFPELVALAGEKRDLLTKAALEADVRLVRIEDGRLELALERSAARTLINDLSRKLEQWTGRRWTVIVSNEAGQPTLRSQNELQKSQRERAAEADPRVQEVLARFPGAKVVEVRRLAPEPPESDASGDDPAERPDSDDF, translated from the coding sequence ATGACCGACGCTGGCATCCCCGTAACGCCCCCCAACGATGCCGAAAGCGCCCATCAGGGCGGCTTCGATCTCGGCGGCCCGCCGGAGGCCGGCAAGCATTACCGCGTGCTGGCGCGGAAATACCGCCCGTCCAGCTTCGACGACCTGATCGGCCAGGATGCCGTGGTCCGTACCGTTTCCAACGCATTCGAAACCGGGCGGATCCCGCAGGCCTGGATCCTGACCGGCGTGCGCGGCGTCGGCAAAACCACCACGGCGCGGATTCTCGCCCGCGCGCTGAATTACGAGCTGCCGGACGGTTCGGTGAAGGGGCCGACCATCCACATGCCCGTTCTGGGCGTGCATTGCCAGGCGATCATGGAAAGCCGGCACATGGACGTGCTGGAAATGGACGCCGCGTCCCATACCGGCGTCGACGACGTGCGCCAGATCAACGACAGCGTGCGCTATGCGCCGGCCAGCGCCCGCTACAAGGTCTACATCATCGACGAAGTCCACATGCTGTCGACCGCGGCCTTCAACGCCTTCCTGAAGACGCTGGAAGAGCCGCCCGAGCACGCCAAATTCGTGTTCGCCACCACCGAAATCCGCAAAGTGCCGGTCACGGTGCTGTCGCGCTGCCAGCGGTTCGACATGCGCCGGGTCGATGCCGACGTGCTGATGGGGCATCTTGCCAATATCGCGGCGAAGGAGAACGTCGAGGTCGAGCCGGAGGCGCTCGGCATCCTGGCGCGCGCGGCGGAAGGCTCGGTGCGCGATTCGCTGTCGCTGTTCGACCAGGCGATAGCGCATGCGGCGGGCCCGGTGCGCGCCGATGCGGTGCGACAGATGCTCGGCCTCGCCGACCGCACCCGGGTGATCGATCTGTTCGAACAGCTGGCGCGCGGCGACATCGCCAGCGCTTTCAGGGAATTCCGCGAGCAATACGACACCGGCGCCGATCCGATCGTGGTGCTGTCCGATCTCGCCGAATTCGTCAACTTCGTCACCCGCGTCAAGATCGTGCCGGCGACCGCCGACAACGTCGCCTTCGGCGAGACCGAGCGCGTGCGCGCCCGCGATTTCGCGTCCAAGCTGTCGATGCGGGTGCTGTCGCGGATGTGGCAGATGCTGCTCAAGGGCATCACCGAGGTGCAGGCCGCGACCCGGCCGGCGGCGGCCGCGGAAATGGTGCTGGTGCGCATCGCCTATGTCGCGGATTTGCCGACGCCGGACGAGGCGATCCGGATGATCGAACAGAACGGCGGCGCCTCGCCGGTTGCCGCAGCAAGCGCTGCGCCGGCGCGGACGACGCCCGCGCCGGCGATGTCTTCGATGCAGCCTTCGGCCCCGCGCGCGTCTGCCGCGCCGCGCGCCAGCGCCGAACCTTCGGCGCGCCCGCAGATGATGGCGCCGATGGCGGAGACGCAGTCCGCACCCGCAGCGCTCAAGATCGCAAGCTTTCCCGAACTGGTGGCGCTGGCCGGCGAGAAACGCGATCTCTTGACAAAGGCCGCGCTGGAAGCCGATGTCCGCCTGGTCCGTATCGAGGACGGCCGGCTCGAACTGGCGCTGGAGCGTAGCGCGGCGCGGACCCTGATCAACGATCTCTCGCGCAAGCTGGAGCAATGGACCGGGCGGCGCTGGACCGTGATCGTGTCCAACGAGGCTGGACAGCCGACGCTGCGTTCGCAGAACGAATTGCAAAAAAGCCAGCGCGAGCGCGCCGCGGAAGCCGATCCCAGGGTACAGGAGGTGCTGGCGCGATTTCCCGGCGCCAAGGTGGTTGAGGTGCGCAGGCTTGCCCCCGAGCCGCCGGAATCCGATGCTAGCGGAGACGATCCCGCCGAGCGTCCCGACAGCGACGATTTCTAG
- a CDS encoding sugar kinase has protein sequence MNFQAAAPKIPPRILCIGMPVRDLTFRVSGVPARGSKENASHFDEICGGNALNAAIGIVRLGGRASICGPTGDVRETSSRFIFEKLAHEGIETRHIVHMPGLVTPISSVMVDPSGERTIVTFRDPELWKVRLPGTETLLEDCAAILTESRCAEFCTDLCAEARRRGIPVIVDVDRAMSLREGLLTASSHLVFSSEPLQETADVTDDGQALKKIAKLTPSFLAGTRGPKGTIWLDEQGHLQETPAFPVHTVDTLGAGDVFHGAFALAITEQQELRQALRFASAAAALKCTRFGGAFAAPQRAEVEQLLGQGQTANPAQDGQ, from the coding sequence ATGAACTTTCAAGCCGCCGCGCCGAAGATCCCGCCGCGCATTCTCTGCATCGGCATGCCGGTGCGCGACCTGACGTTCCGCGTCAGCGGCGTTCCCGCGCGCGGCTCCAAGGAGAACGCCAGCCATTTCGACGAAATCTGCGGCGGCAACGCGCTCAACGCCGCGATCGGAATCGTCCGGCTCGGCGGCCGCGCCTCGATCTGCGGCCCGACGGGCGACGTCCGAGAAACATCGAGCCGTTTTATCTTCGAAAAACTCGCCCACGAAGGCATCGAGACCAGGCACATCGTGCACATGCCGGGACTGGTGACGCCGATCTCGTCCGTCATGGTCGATCCGAGCGGCGAGCGCACCATCGTCACCTTCCGCGATCCGGAGTTGTGGAAGGTCCGCCTGCCCGGCACCGAAACGCTGCTGGAAGATTGTGCCGCCATCCTCACCGAGAGCCGCTGCGCGGAATTCTGCACCGATCTGTGCGCCGAGGCGCGCCGCCGCGGCATCCCCGTGATTGTGGACGTCGACCGCGCGATGTCGCTGCGGGAAGGCCTGCTCACCGCTTCTTCCCATTTGGTATTCTCGAGCGAGCCGCTGCAGGAGACCGCCGATGTCACCGATGACGGCCAGGCGCTGAAAAAGATTGCGAAGCTGACGCCGTCGTTCTTGGCGGGGACGCGCGGGCCGAAAGGCACGATCTGGCTCGACGAGCAGGGCCATCTGCAGGAGACGCCGGCTTTCCCGGTGCACACCGTGGATACGCTCGGCGCCGGCGACGTGTTCCATGGCGCGTTCGCGCTCGCGATTACCGAACAGCAGGAATTGCGGCAGGCGCTCCGCTTCGCTTCGGCCGCGGCGGCCCTGAAATGCACCCGCTTCGGTGGCGCCTTTGCCGCCCCGCAACGCGCTGAAGTGGAACAGCTTTTGGGCCAGGGCCAGACCGCCAATCCGGCTCAGGACGGCCAATGA